The genomic interval AAGGCTGACCTATGGCCTACCGGTCTTCTTAATTAACTACTGGGTTTGCCCCTTATGTGAACATAAACCTAACCTTAGTATGAATAAATAGTATGCGTTTGTATATAAGATAGTGATTTGGGCTATGTCAAAGCTAAAAGGTGGTgaacataaaacatatttattttctctctcaaaatagataatatgaaCATATTTCAAGTTTACCCTGAAGATTGTAATGCATACGAACATGTCAAGTTTTCTTCCTTTGGTATGTATTGGTTTCATGGAGTTGATGAAAATCTGACCAAAGTAGTTCATTATCCATGCATGAATCATGAagggttttatttttaaaaaaacgcgGAAGTTAAATGCGATAATTTCTACAATTTTTATGTGGGCAtagaaattaatcatatgttcaTACTaactccgttctaaaatataaatatttctagagaTTGTTTATTAGCGATTAATGTTTAAATGAAAAGGCTGGGATGATCCTTAACAAATAAGAATGTATCGGTGAGAGGGTAAGTAGGGatagaaataagaaaaaatttgaatgaaaAGTGATTGATGAGACAAGTATTACTATAAATAGTACGATAagtgattatattttattataaaattcaaatattaaaacacttgtattttagaacggagcaTGCAATCTTTTTACTTGTCAATGGTTTCGTGGTATTTAGCGTTTTTTACTATTAACTCAACATATTATGCacacatatgttttttatgcatGATATATAATTTGGAGGTGCAACAAATTTTACCGTCTTTGCAACGTAACCATGGCTTGCCTCCTCGTCTCCGGTGAGCAGCTTCAGGTCATCAATGGCGTACCACGCTGGCAGTGTCACCGGACAACCGAAGCCCAAGGTCGTCTTCGTGCTCGGCGCCACGGCCACCGGAAAGTCCAAGCTCGCCATCTTCATCGCCAAGCGGTTCGGCGGCGAGGTCATCAACTCCGACAAGATCCAGGTGCACGAGGGGTTTCCCATCATCACCAACAAGGTCACCGAGGAGGAGACCGACGGCGtcccccaccacctcctcggCGTCCTGCACCCAGACGCCGACTTCACCGCCGACGACTtccggcgcgaggcggccgccgccatcgcccgcGTCCTCGCGGCCGGCCGCCTCCCCGTCGTGGCCGGCGGGTCGAACACCTACATCGAGGCGCTGGTGgagggctgcggcggcgcgttccgcgcggcgcacgactGCCTGTTCCTGTGGACGGACGCCTCGCCGGAGCTGCTGCGGTGGTACACCGGGGAGCGCGTGGACGACATggtgcggcgcgggctggTGGACGAGGCCCGCGCGGCGTTCGATGCCGCCGCGGACTACACCCgtggcgcgcgccgcgccatCGGGCTCCCGGAGATGCACGGATACCTGCTCGCCGAGCgctccggcgaggaggccgagcTCGCGTCCATGCTCGAGCGCGCCGTGCGCGACATCAAGGACAACACCttccggctcgccgccgcgcaggtGGCCAAGATCGGCCGCCTGAGCACGCTGGACGGGTGGGACGTCCGGCGCGTGGACGCGACCGCCGTGTTCACGCGCATGGCGGAGGGCGCGCCCCACGGGGAGACGTGGGAAGCCGCGGTGTGGAAGCCGTGCGAGGCGACGGTAAACCGCttcctcgcggcggcggacgactacgccgccgccgccgtttcgCCGGTCCAACCACTGGAGGCGGCGTGCCTGAGGCCGCAGCTGGTGCAGCtgtaatatatatagctgTGGATTTTAGATACAAGAAAGATAAGAAGGGTggttttttgttaaattttgtttgctaAATGTGTTTTTGACGTTTTACAAACAGTTTTAAGATGTGCTACAATTATAGAGTACATGTTTTAAAATCTAGTTTTGCTATTTATCGATCAcctgaaaaaattttaatctatcaATCGACTTTTTAATTCATTGCATTTGCTTGAAGATTTGTGTTTGTTTCCCACatgctaatttgtttggtttcttttATTACCGTTCTATTTCAGTGAATGTCTCAcaaaattaattgatgaatttaatttattcgaGTGATTTTGGTCTTGGTATCCTCAGCAGTACAGCATCTCATCAATACATACATGACATCTTTCGTATCTCTTTAAAGAATagagagaacatccaaatatagagtttctctgtATGGGTGGATAATATTAAGATCATCGCTGACATCGATTAGTTCTATAAATCTATACTGTGGGTCCTTTGAGAGGTGGTGTCAGATCTTGCTGCATGAATTGCCATATGTTTTGATGAAATGTCCAAAGGGATTAGAATGAATGTATTGTCAATTCTAGCAATTTAGATGAATTGGCtttgtttctatattttctttaaacaCGTCAATGTTCAGCATCATATGCTGGCCCAGCGAAAGACCAGAACCACATGTTTAAAATAAGAACATGTGTAGGCTGAGGCTGGTAAAAATATCCTCTAGAACTGCTTAGTTGTATGAATGCATGTTGGTAAGAGACTCTTATTTGTCTTGGGGTAGACCATTTTGTTGTagtgaatgaatgaatttgtTTTTGATACTGTTGAAGGTCATCTCTCCTATtgatttttcttggttttttcaATGTGATTTTTATGGCCATGGTGGCAAAACCTCATTTTCCCATTCCTCCGGCCTAGAGTGAAAATGGTTTGGAAACTTTTTGAATTCCGGAGCTATTTTCATAAATA from Oryza brachyantha chromosome 3, ObraRS2, whole genome shotgun sequence carries:
- the LOC102704691 gene encoding adenylate isopentenyltransferase 5, chloroplastic-like, encoding MAYHAGSVTGQPKPKVVFVLGATATGKSKLAIFIAKRFGGEVINSDKIQVHEGFPIITNKVTEEETDGVPHHLLGVLHPDADFTADDFRREAAAAIARVLAAGRLPVVAGGSNTYIEALVEGCGGAFRAAHDCLFLWTDASPELLRWYTGERVDDMVRRGLVDEARAAFDAAADYTRGARRAIGLPEMHGYLLAERSGEEAELASMLERAVRDIKDNTFRLAAAQVAKIGRLSTLDGWDVRRVDATAVFTRMAEGAPHGETWEAAVWKPCEATVNRFLAAADDYAAAAVSPVQPLEAACLRPQLVQL